One Candidatus Nitrososphaera evergladensis SR1 genomic window carries:
- a CDS encoding ATP-binding protein encodes MPKLHVGRQAADDNNKFEIDVASLTKHAIILGATGSGKTVLSKVLVEEAALQGIPTFAIDPKGDIGNLAFKSANFDFSRWSEKEADALKTDRVEYAKSLQKAYADRMAEFAVRQDAQAEFAKTVTVRIFTPKSSAGLPVGISPDLSAPKDFSKLLENDVSATADLLDLTSYNLLRLAGYGEGDRKEITFVSALLEDAWKSGQSVTVKDLIRKIESPPISTVGSLHVSDVLGDKDRRKLVTRINLLVSDPKLRSWSAAESLDFSELMKGPSINVLDLRNIQSEQEKHLFVELVLQRLFQWLIKQGSAQTLRYLLYFDEIAGYCPPVREPPSKKLLLLLIKQARAFGLGLLLASQNAVDLDYKVISNANVRFIGRLGAQRDIQRVSVGLELDSFAEKEISRLKAGEFFCNMFDPKFRGVIKSRWTLTYHRGPLENGEIAELMEGMKEKEKEKSQPSAAEQQEKITTTVALEEEKSAEEEEEKLLPKPEEKEIHHDPLVAAAGGAHATTFVQLERKFEPKNLQSFAKLGNNVSSIKVLSTEQEEVFHPVFELSASVFEKGYARQSLDKLEELAAFESQLVPLPAAHTLAPQRAVPAEARRKAEEKWNGELEKRTATLKADLQAKFDVIMEEKRVEHIAEKQARPKAKIANIDASIARLQEALNAELDSIKDQERLYKQLKKEKAKKSRLISAENRIETKKQKAVATRRKIEQLHTDRQALEDKLAEIEEEENEKFHDALSQVKSKSGFAVTGWLIETVYRARITVNDNKEHAGDVRWSSYTGRGTWGRCSVCSVPLESGSACNCGNLMCNHHLAYCKACLEPACMDHRALCYICNSTFCARHSAKCELCSLSACTSHSGACSVCNRKVCSNCSQKRGLIKREIVCRSCLSSSSL; translated from the coding sequence ATGCCCAAGCTGCACGTAGGTCGTCAGGCCGCGGACGACAACAACAAATTCGAGATCGATGTTGCGTCGCTCACAAAGCACGCCATCATTCTTGGCGCCACCGGCTCTGGCAAGACTGTGCTCTCAAAGGTGCTTGTGGAAGAGGCGGCACTGCAGGGCATCCCGACCTTTGCCATCGACCCAAAGGGCGACATTGGCAACCTTGCGTTCAAGTCCGCAAATTTCGACTTTTCCAGATGGTCTGAAAAAGAGGCCGACGCGCTAAAGACGGACAGGGTAGAGTACGCCAAGAGCCTGCAAAAGGCGTACGCCGACAGGATGGCCGAGTTTGCCGTCAGGCAGGACGCGCAGGCCGAGTTTGCAAAAACCGTCACGGTCAGGATATTTACGCCCAAGTCGTCTGCCGGCCTCCCTGTTGGCATCTCGCCAGACCTTTCTGCTCCAAAGGACTTTTCCAAACTCTTGGAAAACGACGTGTCGGCCACTGCCGACCTGCTTGACCTCACCTCGTACAACCTGCTGAGGCTTGCCGGCTATGGCGAAGGCGACAGAAAAGAGATAACGTTTGTCTCTGCCCTTTTGGAGGACGCATGGAAGTCCGGCCAGTCGGTGACTGTAAAGGACCTGATAAGGAAGATAGAGAGCCCGCCGATCAGCACGGTAGGCTCGCTCCACGTGTCCGACGTCCTTGGCGACAAGGACCGGCGCAAGCTGGTCACCAGAATAAACCTGCTGGTTTCAGATCCCAAGCTGCGCTCGTGGTCCGCGGCAGAATCTCTTGACTTTTCCGAATTGATGAAGGGCCCGTCGATAAACGTGCTTGACCTGCGCAACATCCAGTCAGAGCAGGAAAAGCACCTGTTTGTAGAGCTTGTCCTGCAGCGGCTGTTCCAGTGGCTGATAAAGCAGGGAAGCGCCCAGACCCTGCGCTACCTCTTGTATTTTGACGAGATAGCAGGCTATTGCCCGCCCGTCAGGGAGCCTCCGTCCAAAAAGCTTCTCCTCTTGTTGATAAAGCAGGCAAGGGCGTTTGGTCTTGGGTTATTGCTTGCAAGCCAGAACGCGGTCGACCTTGACTACAAGGTGATTTCAAATGCCAACGTGCGGTTCATAGGCAGGCTGGGAGCGCAGCGCGACATCCAGCGCGTGAGCGTCGGGCTGGAGCTGGACTCGTTTGCAGAAAAAGAGATCTCGCGGCTCAAGGCCGGCGAGTTTTTCTGCAACATGTTCGACCCCAAGTTCCGTGGCGTAATAAAGTCAAGGTGGACGCTCACGTATCACCGCGGGCCCCTTGAGAACGGCGAGATAGCCGAGCTTATGGAGGGCATGAAAGAGAAGGAGAAGGAGAAAAGCCAGCCGTCGGCAGCTGAACAACAAGAAAAGATAACGACAACGGTAGCACTAGAAGAAGAGAAATCCGCGGAGGAGGAAGAAGAAAAGCTCCTTCCAAAACCGGAAGAAAAAGAAATTCACCATGATCCATTGGTTGCGGCTGCAGGAGGCGCGCACGCCACCACGTTTGTGCAGCTGGAAAGGAAATTCGAGCCAAAGAACCTGCAAAGCTTTGCCAAGCTCGGCAACAACGTCAGCTCCATAAAGGTCCTGTCGACAGAGCAGGAGGAGGTCTTTCACCCCGTCTTTGAGCTGAGCGCTTCTGTCTTTGAAAAAGGCTATGCCCGGCAGTCGCTTGACAAGCTGGAGGAGCTTGCCGCATTTGAAAGCCAGCTGGTTCCGCTCCCTGCCGCACACACGCTTGCGCCGCAGCGGGCAGTTCCGGCAGAGGCAAGGCGCAAGGCAGAAGAAAAATGGAATGGCGAGCTTGAAAAGAGGACTGCAACCCTCAAGGCGGACCTCCAGGCCAAGTTCGACGTCATCATGGAAGAAAAAAGGGTCGAGCACATTGCAGAAAAGCAGGCAAGGCCAAAGGCCAAGATTGCCAACATTGATGCAAGCATCGCCCGGCTGCAGGAGGCGCTAAACGCCGAGCTTGACTCTATAAAGGACCAGGAAAGGCTGTACAAGCAGCTAAAGAAGGAAAAGGCCAAAAAATCAAGGCTGATATCTGCAGAAAACCGCATAGAGACAAAAAAGCAAAAGGCCGTCGCCACAAGACGCAAGATAGAGCAGCTGCACACCGACAGGCAGGCCCTTGAAGACAAACTTGCCGAAATAGAGGAAGAGGAAAACGAAAAATTCCATGACGCGCTCTCCCAAGTCAAGAGCAAGTCCGGCTTTGCAGTCACCGGCTGGCTCATCGAAACCGTCTACCGCGCAAGGATAACAGTAAACGACAATAAAGAGCACGCAGGCGATGTGCGGTGGAGCTCGTACACGGGCAGGGGCACGTGGGGCCGCTGCTCCGTATGCTCTGTCCCGCTAGAGTCCGGCTCGGCCTGCAACTGTGGCAACCTGATGTGCAATCACCACCTTGCATACTGCAAGGCGTGCCTGGAGCCGGCGTGCATGGATCACCGCGCCCTGTGCTACATCTGCAATTCTACATTCTGCGCAAGGCACAGCGCAAAATGCGAGCTGTGTAGCTTGTCTGCTTGTACAAGCCACAGCGGCGCGTGCAGCGTGTGCAACAGAAAAGTGTGCAGCAACTGCTCGCAAAAGAGGGGCTTGATAAAAAGAGAAATCGTGTGCCGCTCGTGCTTGTCGTCATCATCATTATGA